The Actinomyces sp. oral taxon 414 genome has a segment encoding these proteins:
- a CDS encoding FKBP-type peptidyl-prolyl cis-trans isomerase: protein MINTHMPTVEGAKGAKPVLVFPEDGAPEGLQVQVLDAGDGPVVEAGDHIVCHYLGQTWNGRVFDNSYDRGRPLDFQIGVGAVIRGWDDGLVGQRVGSRVLLSIPSELGYGERGVPQAGIRGGDTLVFVTEILGVM, encoded by the coding sequence ATGATCAACACGCATATGCCCACCGTCGAGGGCGCCAAGGGCGCCAAGCCAGTGCTCGTCTTCCCCGAGGACGGGGCCCCCGAGGGACTGCAGGTCCAGGTCCTCGACGCCGGCGACGGCCCGGTCGTCGAGGCCGGCGACCATATCGTCTGCCACTACCTCGGCCAGACCTGGAACGGACGCGTCTTCGACAACTCCTACGACCGGGGCCGGCCCCTGGACTTCCAGATCGGCGTGGGCGCGGTCATCCGCGGCTGGGACGACGGGCTCGTCGGTCAGCGCGTGGGCAGCCGCGTCCTGCTGTCCATCCCCTCCGAGCTCGGCTACGGCGAGCGGGGCGTGCCGCAGGCCGGCATCAGGGGCGGCGACACCCTCGTCTTCGTCACGGAGATCCTCGGCGTCATGTGA